From the Motacilla alba alba isolate MOTALB_02 chromosome Z, Motacilla_alba_V1.0_pri, whole genome shotgun sequence genome, one window contains:
- the EMB gene encoding embigin isoform X1, whose amino-acid sequence MAADGQSRVGDQLSRSLSSFSLTYAEGFIRSQVQHWEDSAMTTPDSNQTWVNSVTKMQAGREPSDAATQELKPGSKHSADVSEYEIVLPGVSEKNISLTSPGKVELTCKLDENSNLKNPVVTWKKGSETISHTSKTQNSWTIQVTISGSSELGSYTCFLKAEKEVSATFHLHVPPIEGREKPIITYIGDTAVMVCKTEYHPKAWMWYMTNGTELASIDKILPTDKYQIKNPSASVNRLEIFKLTTADSGVYWCEATFELGDSKARFEIKVLSIAEPLKPFIAVVAEVAILVTAIALYEVYSKRKAKGGEKEFDQIEQLKSEDNVTGKHK is encoded by the exons ATGGCTGCAGATGGGCAGAGCCGTGTCGGCGATCAGCTGTCCCGTAGCCTCAGCAGCTTCTCTCTTACTTACGCGGAAGGGTTTATTAGGTCACAGGTGCAGCATTGGGAAG aTTCAGCTATGACAACACCAGATTCCAATCAGACTTGGGTAAATTCCGTGACTAAGATGCAAGCTGGACGTGAACCATCTG ATGCTGCCACACAAGAGCTGAAGCCAGGAAGCAAGCACAGTGCTGATGTCTCAGAATATGAGATAGTCCTACCTG GtgtgtctgaaaaaaatatctctttgACCAGTCCAGGTAAAGTTGAACTTACATGCAAATTAGATGAGAATTCCAATTTGAAAAATCCTGTAGTGACTTGGAAAAAGGGAAGTGAAACAATCAGTCACACCAGTAAAACTCAGAACAGCTGGACCATACA agtgaCCATCTCAGGGAGCAGCGAGCTGGGAAGTTATACATGTTTTCTGAAGGCTGAAAAAGAAGTCAGTGCTACATTTCATTTGCATG TACCACCCAttgagggaagagaaaaaccCATAATCACGTATATAGGAGATACAGCTGTAATGGTTTGTAAAACTGAGTATCATCCCAAGGCTTGGATGTGGTATATGACCAATGGAACTGAGCTG gCTTCCATTGATAAGATTTTGCCTACGGACAAGTATCAAATTAAGAACCCATCTGCCAGTGTAAACCGTTTGGAGATATTCAAGCTCACCACGGCAGATAGTGGTGTATATTGGTGTGAAGCTACTTTTGAATTAGGGGACAGTAAAGCGAGGTTTGAAATTAAAGTTCTGTCCATCGCAGAACCTCTCAAACCCTTTATAGCAGTTGTGGCTGAAGTTGCTATTCTTGTAACTGCTATTGCCCTCTATGAGGTGTATTcgaaaaggaaagcaaaag GAGGTGAAAAAGAATTTGACCAAATTGAGCAACT taaATCAGAAGACAACGTAACTGGGAAACACAAGTAG
- the EMB gene encoding embigin isoform X2, with the protein MPATFSGRCLLLLLLLCTSLSGVNPADSAMTTPDSNQTWVNSVTKMQAGREPSDAATQELKPGSKHSADVSEYEIVLPGVSEKNISLTSPGKVELTCKLDENSNLKNPVVTWKKGSETISHTSKTQNSWTIQVTISGSSELGSYTCFLKAEKEVSATFHLHVPPIEGREKPIITYIGDTAVMVCKTEYHPKAWMWYMTNGTELASIDKILPTDKYQIKNPSASVNRLEIFKLTTADSGVYWCEATFELGDSKARFEIKVLSIAEPLKPFIAVVAEVAILVTAIALYEVYSKRKAKGGEKEFDQIEQLKSEDNVTGKHK; encoded by the exons ATGCCTGCCACCTTCTCCGGgcgctgcctgctgctgctgctgctgctctgcaccagccTCTCGGGCGTGAACCCTGCAG aTTCAGCTATGACAACACCAGATTCCAATCAGACTTGGGTAAATTCCGTGACTAAGATGCAAGCTGGACGTGAACCATCTG ATGCTGCCACACAAGAGCTGAAGCCAGGAAGCAAGCACAGTGCTGATGTCTCAGAATATGAGATAGTCCTACCTG GtgtgtctgaaaaaaatatctctttgACCAGTCCAGGTAAAGTTGAACTTACATGCAAATTAGATGAGAATTCCAATTTGAAAAATCCTGTAGTGACTTGGAAAAAGGGAAGTGAAACAATCAGTCACACCAGTAAAACTCAGAACAGCTGGACCATACA agtgaCCATCTCAGGGAGCAGCGAGCTGGGAAGTTATACATGTTTTCTGAAGGCTGAAAAAGAAGTCAGTGCTACATTTCATTTGCATG TACCACCCAttgagggaagagaaaaaccCATAATCACGTATATAGGAGATACAGCTGTAATGGTTTGTAAAACTGAGTATCATCCCAAGGCTTGGATGTGGTATATGACCAATGGAACTGAGCTG gCTTCCATTGATAAGATTTTGCCTACGGACAAGTATCAAATTAAGAACCCATCTGCCAGTGTAAACCGTTTGGAGATATTCAAGCTCACCACGGCAGATAGTGGTGTATATTGGTGTGAAGCTACTTTTGAATTAGGGGACAGTAAAGCGAGGTTTGAAATTAAAGTTCTGTCCATCGCAGAACCTCTCAAACCCTTTATAGCAGTTGTGGCTGAAGTTGCTATTCTTGTAACTGCTATTGCCCTCTATGAGGTGTATTcgaaaaggaaagcaaaag GAGGTGAAAAAGAATTTGACCAAATTGAGCAACT taaATCAGAAGACAACGTAACTGGGAAACACAAGTAG
- the EMB gene encoding embigin isoform X3 — MTTPDSNQTWVNSVTKMQAGREPSDAATQELKPGSKHSADVSEYEIVLPGVSEKNISLTSPGKVELTCKLDENSNLKNPVVTWKKGSETISHTSKTQNSWTIQVTISGSSELGSYTCFLKAEKEVSATFHLHVPPIEGREKPIITYIGDTAVMVCKTEYHPKAWMWYMTNGTELASIDKILPTDKYQIKNPSASVNRLEIFKLTTADSGVYWCEATFELGDSKARFEIKVLSIAEPLKPFIAVVAEVAILVTAIALYEVYSKRKAKGGEKEFDQIEQLKSEDNVTGKHK, encoded by the exons ATGACAACACCAGATTCCAATCAGACTTGGGTAAATTCCGTGACTAAGATGCAAGCTGGACGTGAACCATCTG ATGCTGCCACACAAGAGCTGAAGCCAGGAAGCAAGCACAGTGCTGATGTCTCAGAATATGAGATAGTCCTACCTG GtgtgtctgaaaaaaatatctctttgACCAGTCCAGGTAAAGTTGAACTTACATGCAAATTAGATGAGAATTCCAATTTGAAAAATCCTGTAGTGACTTGGAAAAAGGGAAGTGAAACAATCAGTCACACCAGTAAAACTCAGAACAGCTGGACCATACA agtgaCCATCTCAGGGAGCAGCGAGCTGGGAAGTTATACATGTTTTCTGAAGGCTGAAAAAGAAGTCAGTGCTACATTTCATTTGCATG TACCACCCAttgagggaagagaaaaaccCATAATCACGTATATAGGAGATACAGCTGTAATGGTTTGTAAAACTGAGTATCATCCCAAGGCTTGGATGTGGTATATGACCAATGGAACTGAGCTG gCTTCCATTGATAAGATTTTGCCTACGGACAAGTATCAAATTAAGAACCCATCTGCCAGTGTAAACCGTTTGGAGATATTCAAGCTCACCACGGCAGATAGTGGTGTATATTGGTGTGAAGCTACTTTTGAATTAGGGGACAGTAAAGCGAGGTTTGAAATTAAAGTTCTGTCCATCGCAGAACCTCTCAAACCCTTTATAGCAGTTGTGGCTGAAGTTGCTATTCTTGTAACTGCTATTGCCCTCTATGAGGTGTATTcgaaaaggaaagcaaaag GAGGTGAAAAAGAATTTGACCAAATTGAGCAACT taaATCAGAAGACAACGTAACTGGGAAACACAAGTAG